Proteins found in one Phocoena sinus isolate mPhoSin1 chromosome 5, mPhoSin1.pri, whole genome shotgun sequence genomic segment:
- the WDR1 gene encoding WD repeat-containing protein 1 — MPYEIKKVFASLPQVERGVSKIIGGDPRGNNFLYTNGKCVILRNIDNPAIADIYTEHAHQVVVAKYAPSGFYIASGDVSGKLRVWDTTQKEHLLKYEYQPFAGKIKDIAWTEDSKRIAVVGEGREKFGAVFLWDSGSSVGEITGHNKVINSVDIKQSRPYRLVTGSDDNCAAFFEGPPFKFKFTIGDHSRFVNCVRFSPDGNRFATAGADGQIYIYDGKTGEKLCALGGSKAHDGGIYAISWSPDSTHLLSASGDKTSKIWDINVNSVVNTFTMGCNVLDQQLGCLWQKDHLLSISLSGYINYLDKNNPSKPLRVIKGHSKSIQCLTVHKNGDKSYIYSGSHDGHINYWDSETGENDSFAGKGHTNQVSRMTVDECGQLVSCSMDDTVRYTNLTLRDYSGQGVVKLDIQPKCVAVGPGGYTVVVCIGQIVLLKDQRKCFSIDSPGYEPEVVAVHPDGETVAVGGADGNVRLYSILGSTLKEEGKLLEAKGPVTDLAYSHDGAFLAVCDASKVVTVFSTADGYSENNVFYGHHAKIVCLAWSPDNEHFASGGMDMMVYVWTLSDPETRVKIQDAHRLHHVSSLAWLDEHTLVTTSHDASVKEWTIAY; from the exons AACCCGGCCATTGCTGACATCTACACGGAGCACGCCCACCAGGTGGTGGTGGCCAAGTACGCGCCCAGCGGATTCTACATCGCCTCTGGAG ATGTATCTGGGAAGCTGAGGGTCTGGGATACCACGCAGAAGGAGCACCTCTTGAAGTATGAGTATCAGCCTTTCGCTGGGAAGATCAAGGACATTGCTTGGACGGAAGACAGTAAGAGGATCGCAGTGGtcggggaaggaagggagaa GTTCGGAGCCGTCTTCCTGTGGGACAGCGGCTCTTCTGTGGGCGAGATCACGGGACACAACAAAGTCATCAACAGCGTGGACATCAAGCAGAGCCGGCCATACCGCCTGGTGACCGGCAGCGACGACAACTGCGCTGCATTCTTTGAGGGGCCGCCATTCAAGTTCAAGTTCACAATTGGC GACCACAGCCGCTTCGTCAACTGTGTGCGGTTCTCTCCTGATGGGAACAGATTTGCCACAGCTGGGGCCGATGGTCAG ATCTACATCTATGACGGGAAGACGGGAGAGAAATTGTGTGCCCTGGGAGGAAGCAAGGCTCACGACGGCGGCATTTATGCT ATCAGCTGGAGTCCCGATAGCACCCACTTGCTTTCTGCTTCCGGAGACAAAACCTCTAAAATTTGGGACATCAATGTGAACTCTGTTGTCAACACGTTTACCATGGGCTGCAACGTTCTGGACCAGCAGCTGGGCTGCTTGTGGCAGAAGGACCACCTCCTCAGCATCTCCCTGTCCGGCTACATCAATTACCTGGACAAAAACAACCCCAGCAAACCTCTGCGGGTCATCAAG GGCCACAGCAAATCCATCCAGTGCCTGACGGTGCATAAAAACGGCGACAAGTCTTACATCTACTCTGGGAGCCACGACGGGCACATTA ATTACTGGGATTCAGAGACGGGGGAGAACGACTCCTTCGCCGGGAAGGGCCACACGAACCAGGTGTCCAGGATGACCGTGGACGAGTGCGGGCAGCTGGTGAGCTGCAGCATGGATGACACGGTGCGGTACACCAACCTCACGCTGCGGGACTACAG CGGACAGGGAGTCGTGAAACTGGACATCCAGCCGAAGTGCGTGGCTGTCGGCCCCGGGGGCTACACTGTGGTCGTGTGCATCGGTCAG ATCGTCCTGCTGAAGGATCAGAGGAAGTGCTTCAGCATCGACAGCCCTGGCTATGAGCCCGAGGTGGTGGCTGTGCACCCGGATGGCGAGACGGTGGCCGTCGGGGGTGCG GATGGGAACGTCCGCCTATACTCCATCCTGGGCAGCACGCTGAAGGAGGAGGGCAAGCTCCTGGAGGCCAAGGGCCCTGTGACGGACCTGGCGTATTCCCATGACGGCGCCTTCCTCGCCGTGTGCGACGCCAGCAAAGTGGTCACGGTCTTCAGCACTGCTGACGGCTACTCG GAGAACAACGTTTTCTATGGACACCATGCAAAGATCGTCTGCCTGGCCTGGTCTCCAGACAACGAGCACTTCGCCTCAGGCGGCATGGACATGATGGTGTACGTGTGGACCCTGAGTGACCCCGAGACCAGGGTCAAGATCCAAG ATGCGCACCGGCTCCACCACGTGAGCAGCCTGGCCTGGCTGGACGAGCACACGCTGGTCACGACCTCCCACGACGCCTCTGTCAAAGAGTGGACAATCGCCTACTGA